CTAGAATTATTGTTTGCGTACCAAGTGGAGTTACAGAAGTAGAGAAAAGAGCAGTTTTAGAAGCGAGTAATCAGGCTGGAGCAAGAAAGACTTACTTAATAGAAGAGCCAATAGCTGCAGCCATAGGTGCAGGACTGGATATAACAGAGCCAACCGGACATATGGTAGTAGATATAGGAGGAGGAACTACTGATGTGGCAGTAATTTCACTAGGAGGAATAGTAGTTAGCAAATCAATTAAAATAGCAGGAGATAAGTTTGACGAGGCTATAGTTAGATATATAAGAAAGAAGCATAATGTAATGATTGGAGAGCGAAGTGCAGAAGAATTAAAGATAAATGTAGGGACAGCTTATCCAAGAGATAAGGAAGTATCTATGGAAATAAGAGGTAGAAACCTAGTCACAGGACTTCCTAAAAATATACTAGTTACATCAGATGAAATGCTGGAAGCATTACAAGAGCCAGTAACAGCAATAGCAGACATTGTTCATTCAGTTTTAGAAAAAACACCGCCAGAACTAGCAGCAGATATAGGGAACAATGGGCTAGTAATGACAGGTGGAGGCTCACTACTATGGGGAATGGACAAACTAATCAATAGGCGTACAGGTATACCTGTACATATAGCAGAAGACCCAATATCATGTGTAGCAGTAGGTACAGGAAAATCATTAGAATGGGTAGATGTCTTAGAGAATACTGTACTATCTGATGAACAGAGAAGAAGAAATTATGAATAGGAGATGATTTGATGAATAATTCTATGTACATAGCAGCATCTGCATTGAAATTAAATCAAAAAACCATAGATGTAATATCAAACAATTTAGCAAATACGAATACTACGGGTTTTAAGAAGGATATAGTCATATCAGAATCCTTTCCTGAAGTATTACTAAGTAAGATTAATGATAGAATAGATTTGGACAACCATAGGGTATTTAGAGGAGTAAATGTTGAGAGAAATGGCGATGTTTTTTCACTAACAATAAATTCAGGATATTTTAGAGTAAATACTCCTGCAGGAATAGGACATAGTAGAAGCTTGAGATTTATAGTAGATGATAATGGATATCTTAAAACATTCTATAAAAACACAAATGATGAACTCAAATCAGATGGCGAGAATTACGTACTAGGTAACAATGGGCCAATTAGAGTGGAAGATAGAAACATTGAAATAGATAATAGAGGTAATGTAATATCAGGTGGGCAAATAATAGATAATCTAATAACATTTCCACCATTTAACGTAATAGGTACTACAAGTACAGGAGTTAGATTTGACAAGATAGCCGTAGACTACACATCAGGCATCATAATAGAAACAGGAAACAAGCTAGACTTTGCACTAGAGGGAGATGGATTTTTTAAAGTACAGACTCCAAGTGGAACAGCCTATACAAGGGATGGATCATTTACATTAGATGCAAATGGACAACTAGTAACTAAGGAAGGATATGCAGTATTAGGGCAAAATGGTCCTATAGTACTAGGACAAAGAACTTTCGAAGTCAATGACAATGGTGATATAATAGTAGGAGGACAAGTCGTAAATAGTCTAGATATAGCAGATATTGACAACAAAGAATATTTAAGAAAACAAGGAAACAACCTATATACCATACTAGAAAATATAGAACCAGAAGAGACGCCGTTTACTGGAGTTCTACTATCAGGCTACTTAGAAACATCCAATGTAAACACAATAAAAGAAATGGTAAATATGATAACAGCCCAAAGAAGCTACGAGTCTAATCAAAAAGTAATTCAAGCACAGGACCAATTGCTGGATAAAGTAGTAAATGAGCTAGGAAGAGTATAAAATAATTAAAAGTTATAAAATCAATTTATAATTAAGTATTGTCATCCTAAGCGTAGGTGAAGGAGCTAGGTCGTCATTCAGAATATAATTTAAGGAAGGTTCAGGGATATTCCTCAGAAAGTTATGTTACAGATTAAGGGGGATGTCCCTATGACTTAGAATAAGGAGGTAGATGATATGATTAGATCACTTTGGACCGCAGCAACCGGTATGAAGTCTCAGCAACTAAATATAGACACGATTTCAAACAATCTGGCTAACGTAAACACAAACGGCTATAAGACTCAAAGAGCAGAATTTAAAGACCTTTTATATGCTACAATCAAGAGAACAAACCTACAAGATGACATGGGGGCACCAGTAAACTTAGAAGTAGGTCATGGAGTCATGCCCACAGCTACCACAAGAGATTTTAGGAATGGAAGCCTTATAGAAACACAAAATACTTTTGACTTTGCTATAGATGGAAGGGGATTTTTTTCAGTAGTATTACCGAATGACCAAGTGAGATATACTAGAGATGGAAGCTTTAAACTAAGCGTAGATGGTGATGAGGCTACGCTAGTGACATCTGAGGGGTATATAGTGCTTAGTGAAGAAGATGATGCTATAGTTATGGAAAATGGCATGAAAGATATAACAGTAGATAATATGGGCTACATAACAGCAACAGACGAAGATGGTGAAATAGTAGAAATAGGAAGACTAAAGCTAGTAGACTTCATGAATCCAGCAGGACTTTTAAGTGAAGGACAAAATCTTTACAGCGCAACAGTAGCTTCAGGGGAAGAGATACCATTAGAAGCGGATGAAATGGAGAGTAAAATAGTCCAACACTACCTAGAAGCTTCAAATGTTCAAGTAGTAGAAGAAATGGTAAAGATGATAACAGCTCAAAGAGCCTATGAAGTAAGCTCTAAAACAATCCAAGTTTCAGATGAAATGCTTCAGATGGCAAATAATATAAGAAGATAAAAGTGGTGATGTTATGTCAATAATTGATACAAGTACAAACATGCTAATTAACACAGATCAATACAAAGACACCAAAATAAAGCAAATAGCAGAAAATGCCAACAATAAAAAAGATGACAAGGAACTATTAAAAGCATGTCAGGAGTTTGAGGCTATATTCACACATATGCTTCTAAAAGCCATGCGGTCTACAGTGCCAGAGAGTGAACTAATAGAAAAAACCACAGCCACAGAAATATTTGAAGACATGTATGACCAAGAACTAGCCACTACACTAAGTAAAGGTCAAAATGGACTGGGCATAGCACAGATGCTTTATAACCAGATGAAGAGATATATATAATGGTGCTAAGCGCTTGACTTTTTATTATAGCTTCAATACTTCTTAAGGAATTGATCCCAGATACTAAACTTTTTAATCTATCAAGTATTCCGAAAATTAAATGTTGAAAAGGTTTGAAGAACCTCTGTTTTACAGATAAGGAAGAAGATACATATTAGATGTATATAGAGGAGATTATTATGCTGCAGGTGGAGTAGTAACAAATGAAAGTTTAAGAATAACAAGGGAAGGGCAAACAAGTCATCATCCAGCTGAAGCAGAATACGCAATACAATTTGATTTGTTAAAATCAAGTGCTTCATGTAAATATATACTTTGGTTAGAAGTTGAAGCTTATGATTATAGAGATATTCACTAATTTTGGGAAAAATAACAAGCCAAAAATAAAACCGGAAAGACCAATAAATAACTAATAGCTAAATGTGTTATTCTAACAGAGGACTTAAGAAATGGAAATGGTAGAGCTATTAAATCAAAACTATGGGCAGCAATAAAGTAGATAAAATAGATGATCCAGTAGGTGCCATTATATGGCCTATGAAGGCCCCAGTTTTACCACCAGTTTAAAATAAATGATTCAGTATTAGCAGTTACAATGGGAGCTACCTTTGATGAGGAGGCAGTGTCATTAGAATAATAAGTCGTTTACTTTACACATAAACCTTTACTTTGTCACGACAATGTTGAACCTTATGGTATAATGATACCATAAGGTTTTTTACGCTGTTTTCTAGAGAAGTTATATGGGTATAATAGACTTAGAGATCATACAAAGGCAGGGAGAAAATAGATGGACTATAAAAGAAAAGTACAGGAAGTAACTAAGTATTTTAAAAATAATGAAAAAAAAGAAGAAGACTTTAGTATAGGTGTAGAATTTGAACATTTTATAATTGATAAAGAAACTTTAAAAACCATTTCATATTATGGAATTGATGGTGTAGAAGATACTCTAATGAAGCTTCAAGCAATGGGATGGAAGGGCAAGTATGAAAAAGACCATATTTTAGGGCTAGAAAAAGAAGCTATGACCATTACACTAGAGCCAGGTAGCCAAATAGAGCTTAGTATTAAACCATATAAAAATATTGAAGATATTGAAAAAGTATATAAAAATTTTTTAGATGAGATAGTACCTATATTGGATGCAAAGGGACAAACACTCATAACAACTGGATATCAGCCTGAAAGCAAAATTACTGATATAAAGATGATACCAAAGCAGAGATATGACTATATGTTTGAGTACTTTAAATCTAGAGGTAAATATGCCCACAATATGATGAAGGGTACTGCTTCAGTTCAAGTATCTGTAGACTATGGCTCAGAAGAGGATTATATAAAGAAGTTTAAAGTTGCCAATGCTCTTTCACCAGTAATATATACAATGTTTGATAATTCACCTTTTTTTGAAGGTCGTGTGACAGATAAATATTGTTTAAGGAAAACCATATGGGAAAATTGTGATGATGATAGATGTGGAATTGTAGCAGGAACCTTTGATGAATCGTTTGGATATGAAAAGTATAGTGACTATATCTTAAATTTTCCACCAATATTTATAGATGACAGTAAATCTATTAGATTTACAGGAAGTATTCTATATAAAGACTTATTTAATCCTGATGAGTATTCATTGCAAGAGCTAGAGCATGTTATGACTATGGTCTTTCCAGATGTGAGGACAAAGAAATTCATGGAAATAAGAATGATGGATGCAGTTCCCTATCCATTAAACTTTGCAGCCGTTGCACTATTGAAGGGTCTCTTGTATAATGAGAGCAACTTAAACGCTGTTTATGATTATGTCAATTCTTTAAGCAAGTATGACATTGATAAAGCTAGAGTAGATATCATAGATGAAGGATTAAGTGCAAGGCTAAAAGATAGAGAAATACATGAAGTAGGAAAATGGCTCATAGGTCTTTCAAAGAAAGCTCTTAATCAAAGCGAAAGGGATTATTTAACACCTTTAGAAATCATGATAGATAATAAAATGACTCCTTCCCAGATAACTAAGGAAAAGCTTTCATTAGGTAAAAAGGAAGCTTTAGAATGGTGCTTTGTAGATAATAAACTATTTGAGGTGATGAGCTGTGGATGTAGAAAAACTTACTAGCAAATATATTGAAATAGTAAAAAGCGATGAAAATAGATTTTATAAGGATTATTTAAGAGCAGTTGAAGCAGTAGCCAATTCTAGTGCAATATATAAGGGAAAACCAGTTCCCTTTTTATATCAACTAATGTTTTTTACAAAAGAAGATTTAGAGATATTTAAGAACATTGGTAAGACTATGATATCCATAACTAATAAGGTAGTAAATAAGTACAAAGAGTCACCTGACTTCAGAAAGAAGTTTGGATATTCAAAGCTCTTAGAGGATTTAATATTAACTGATCATGGTTATGATGTGAATGTTCCCATAGGAAGGTTTGATATATTCTATGGAGGATCAGATAATTTTAAATTTTGTGAGTTAAATACTGATGGTTCATCTGCTATGAACGAGGATAACACTATAGGAAGAATACTCTTAGAAACAGAATCAATGAAAATAATGAAAGAAGAATATAGTATTTCTTATTTTGAGCTTATATATAAATGGGTGGATGAAAGTATTAAAATATTTAATAAGTTCAATCCAAATATTGAAAAGCCTAATGTGGCTATTGTAGATTTTGACGAAAGTGGCACTCCATATGAGTTTGAAGAATTCAAAAAAGCTTATATAAATAGAGGCTACAATGCAGTGATAGCGGATCCTAGAGAGCTAAAATATATTAAGGGGAGTTTGTACTATAAGGATATTAAAATAGATTTAGTATATAGGAGAATAGTTACTAGAGAGCTTATTGACAGAAGTGAAGAGATTCAAGACTTTATAAATGCCTATAGAGACAAAGCCGTTTGTGTCATTGGACCTATTAAATCTCAGATAATGCACAACAAGATAATATTTAAGATATTGCATGAAGAAGATGTGCAAAAGATGTTTACAGAAGAAGAAAAGGAATACATAAATAAGCATATTCCATATACTGATGTGTTTAGTGGTCATAGATCTGTTTACGATGAAGTGTTAAATAATAAGGATAGTTATATTTTAAAACCAATGGACTTATATGCTTCTAAAGGGGTCTATGCAGGAAGAGACTTTACTTTTGATGAATGGAAGAAAAGACTTGATGAATGCTGGGGCAAAGATTACCTCTATCAAGAATTCTGTGTGCCCTTTACTAGAGATTTTGTAGAGTTTGAAGATGGAAAAGTTAAAGTAAGTAAGTTTGGACATATAATTGGATTATTCATGTACAATGAAGAACTTGCAGGTATGTATACTAGAATAGGAAAAAATAATATAATATCTGGAGTGACTGACTACTATGCTGTTCCAAATGTATTGGTGGAATAGTTGGCTATCTGAAAGAATTTAATATAGTGATAAAGAAGAGAGAAATGTCATTTTATCCAATTCTCTCTTCTTTGTTTATGGAGATAAGGCAGTTGAATGGGGTATAATAGTATGATAATATAAATTTTAATGACATAAATATTAGGAAAAGGAGTCTATCATGTCTTTCTTACCAGTACTAAATCAAACATTGGTTTTATTTATTTTAATTTTTATAGGATTCATAATAAAAAAGAAAAACATAATAACTAACCAAATGATAAAAGACTTATCAGGACTTATTTTAAATGTTACTCTTCCACTTATGATGATAACAGCTATGCTAGCAGATATAAAGATTACAGAAGTATTAGGTAATAAAAAGCTTTACATACTAGCCTTCATAAGGCTACTTATAGCACCTTTATCAATGGTGCTGATATTTTCCGTAATTAATGTACCAAGTATAGTTAAAGGAGTTCTTGTTACACTAACAGGTATGCCATCAGCAGTAAATACAGCCATATTCGCTACTAAATACAACGCTGACTCCAAGCTTGCATCTCAAGGTATATTTATTACCACATTGCTAAACATACTAACAGCACCACTTATTATTTATTTACTAACTATTTAAAACAAAATGAGAATCAAGTTTTGTAATTCTTAATTTTCAATTCTTAATGGAGGTATACTAATGCTAGATAATATTCAAATTCAAAACATAATTCCACATAGATATCCTTTTCTTTTAGTAGATAAAATTATAGAAGTAGAAGAGGGAAGAAGAGCAGTAGGCATAAAAAACGTAACTATAAATGAGCCTTTTTTCCAAGGTCATTTTCCAAACAACCCACTAATGCCAGGAGTACTTATAGTAGAAGCGATGGCTCAGGTAGGAGCAGTAGCAGTCATGACTCTTGAAGAAAACAAAGGAAAGCTGGCAGTATTTGCAGGTATAGATAGCGTAAGATTTAAAAAGCAAGTCAGACCAGGAGATACACTAAGGATGGAAGTAGAGCTTATATCCATAAGAAGGGGAATAGGCAAGGCACAAGCAGTAGCCTATGTAGATGATGAAGTAGCTTGTAAGGGAGAATTGATGTTTGGAATTATAGATAAATAAGTTAAGTTTCGGGTGTCTGGCATCCGAGACTTAACTTAAGATTAGGACTGCAACTGAATCTTGAAACTTAACTTGTTGAGAATTAAAGCACCTTTTGGTATAATTTTACCAATAGGTGTTTTTTTCGTATAAAGCTAGTATTTATCTAAAGCATAATATAATAGTGGGGTGATGATGTGGAACCTATTGCACTAGCAAACTATAATAAATGGCTTAATGGGCCTTGTTTTGATGAATATACAAAAAGAGAGTTGGAGTTAATTAAAGACAATGAAAAGGAAATAGAAGATAGATTTTATAAAGAGCTTGAATTTGGAACTGCAGGACTTAGGGGTGTTATTGGTGCGGGTACTAATAGAATGAACAAGTATACTGTACAAAAGGCTACTCAAGGCTTAGCTAATTATATAAAATCAAAGGGTGAAGCAGCTAAAACTAGAGGAGTGGTTATTGCATATGACTCTAGAAGAATGTCCAGAGAATTTGCTGAGCAGGCCGCCTTGGTATTAAGTGGAAATGGAATAAGGACATATTTATTTAAAGAGCTTAGACCTACACCAGAGCTTTCCTTTGCCATAAGGTACTTAAACTGTATCTCTGGTATAGTCATTACTGCTAGCCACAATCCTAAAGAATACAATGGATATAAGGTATATTGGGAGGATGGTGCTCAAATAGCTGCTGAAGTAGCTAAAGAAATTACTAAAGCTATAGATGATATAAATGACTACGACTGTATAGATGCTTTGGATAAAAACTCAGCTATGAACAAAGGGCTTTTAGTATACTTAGATGAAAAAATAGATGATGTATATATAAATCAGGTTAAAAGCCAGTCATTAAGAGAAGGTATTGTAAGAAGTGTGTCAGATGATTTTAAAATAGTATTTACTCCATTACATGGTACTGGAAATATGCCTGTAAGAAGGGTGCTTAAGGAGATTGGATTTAAAAATGTTATTGTAGTGACTGAACAGGAGAAGCCAGATTCAGAGTTCTCCACAGTGAAATATCCTAATCCAGAGGATAAGAGTGCATTTAAGTTGGCTATAGAACTGGCGAAGGAAAGGGATGCACAGATAATTATAGGAACTGACCCTGACTGTGATAGAGTAGGGGCTGTAGTTAAGGATGGTAGCGGACAATATATTGTCCTAACTGGAAATCAAATAGGTGCATTATTAGTCAATTATATTTTAGAAGGGCTTAAGGAGAAGAATAGATTACCTCAAAATGGTGTGATTATAAAGACTATAGTTACATCTGAAATGGGAGCCAACATTGCTAAGTGCTATGGAATTGATACCTTAAATGTGCTTACAGGATTTAAATACATAGGTGAGAAAATCAAAGAATTTGAGGAGACTAAGGAAAAGTCATTTTTATTTGGCTATGAAGAAAGCTATGGATATCTGGCTGGTACCTATGCTAGAGATAAGGATGCTGTTGTGGCTTCTATGCTAATATGCGAGATGGCAGCATATTATTACTCTAAGGGTATGGGCTTGTATGATGCTTTGGTAGAATTATATCATAAGCATGGTTATTTTCTAGAGGATTTACGGTCTATTACATTAGCAGGTAAAGAAGGATTAGAAAAGATACAGTATATTATGGAGTATTTTAGAAACAATACATTAGACTCCATTGCAAATAAAAGAGTTCTATATGTAGAGGATTATCAAACACAAAAGAGAAACTACATAAATAAGTCTAAAGCTATAGAGGATATAGAATTGCCTAAATCAAATGTAATTAAGTTCATATTAGAGGACGGTACTTGGATATGCCTAAGACCTTCTGGAACTGAACCTAAGCTTAAGATATATTGTGGAGTTAGGGGAAGTTCCTTAGAGAATAGCAAGGAAGAATTAAGGAATCTTATTGGATGGATGGAAGATAAGATTAAAAAACTGTAAAAAAAGTGACAAGAGGAACTATAGAGTTATTCCACTTGTCACCTTCTGCCATTCTAGGACGTAGTTGAAGAGACTTATGTTGTCAATACATATTAGATTCTTTGATAGCCTTTAGGATGACAAAGGTAGCTCTGCTTTTCTTGTCTTTACTAAGCTTCAAAAATAAAATAAGTTATATCATCCTCGATTACAGAGTTTAATTCAGTAGTTTTTATGATTTCTGAAAGTATTTTTTCGTTTAGAATTTTTATGTCATTATTCTTATTTTCTTTCATTATATTGATGATAGCTTCTTTTTTGAGCAGTAAGTTATCTTTTAAATGGTCTAAGAGCCCATCTGTATAGAAAATGACTCTATCGCCACTGTTTAATTTTACATAGCCATTTTCGTATTTAGGACTATAGAAGTCTTCAAAGTTACATATAGGGAATCCTGTACTTTTATCTAAAAACTCCATATCTCCATTTTTCCTAACCAGTATTGGAAGTACATTCATACCACCTGAACAATATGACATAGTTCCAGACCATATATTATATACAGCTTCAAAGATTACTATATGCATTTCATCAGGGAAGTTAGCTCTATTAAATTCCTTGTAAAAGCTCATTAGCTTCTCTGATGGTGATACGACTTTATCACTTGAAATAAATAGATCAGCGGGCTTCATTATCTTATCTGCAAAAACTGTCATTACTGCAGCTGATACCCCATGACCTGAAACATCGGCAATATACATTGCTAGATTATCTTCGTCCAAGGCATAGATATTATAGAAATCACCACTTAACTTCTCACAAGGTATATATTCTGAAATAAACTTGGTATTATAGATATTTATGAACTTAGGAGGGAGCAGTGCCTGTTGTATTCTTCTAGCATATTCTAAATCCTTCATCATCTTTCTATTATTAGATTGTAGTTCTGAAGTTCTATGTTCAACTATTTTTTCTAGAGTATCAGCATATTTGCTGATTCTTTTCTTTGCTTTGCTAAGCTCATTATAAGGATGATCTAGGTTATAAGAAAAGATTGACTTGAGTATAAAGTAAGCAGATACTATATTAAAAATATGCCCTAAATGGTTATAGGTATCATATACGTCTCTATATAGTGTAAATGTAAAATCTGCAAACACTGCATAGCATAGGCCTATATAAAAAGTTCTTATGCTTTTGTCTTTATATTTTATAGTGTCTTTAATATGAAAAACAATAGTGATACCTAAAATGAATACGATAAAATACTCTAAAAATATCTTTAGTTTAGTTAATCCATGTCCATCAATATACATAGAAGGAAAAAAATCTGTTTTAAATGCACCTATGTAAAAGATTAATATTGTAATTAGAATACTACCTACCTGAAAGTATCCTCTCTTTAGATTAGTCTTTTTATCTATGGGAATAATGCCAGCAATGAAAAACCCAAATGACAGTATCAACCTACTAATAATCCAAAAAATTGTAGCTTTTTGAGCAGAGCTTTCGGTAAAAAAATTAGGCATACCTTTGTAGCTCATTGTATGAAATAAGTTTACGAATCCGCTTATAAAAAATGTACTACTGTAGACTAGTAGTCTTAATCTTTTATTCTTATTGAATGTATAATAAGTGATGGCATAGGTCATGAAAAAAATCCATATACCCAGAAACTCTAGGAATACATGTGATGCTAGATATTCAGGTACATTAATAACTTTGTATATGTACTCTTCAAAAAGTCTTATTACCCATAGAAATAGCAGGTTTAACAATAGAATCATTATGGCTATTAGATATTCTTTTTGGTTACTTTTTAGCTTCAACTTTTCTAATATCATAATGGGTTCTCCTTTATTTTGGATTTTTTTCCTATATTATATTTCTACATAACTATCTATTTTCCTCTATAATAATTGAATAATCTAACAAATTCTATTTTTAACTACTAGAAGCTTTGAAAAATGACATTACACTATTATGTTTAAATGTGATAAAATACTCCAATAATAATTATATGTATATAAAAAAAGAGGTGTCTAATTTGAAGTTATTTAAAGAATATATGAACCCATATCTAGGGAAATTGTTAGAATCTTTGAAAATGGACAAGACATACATAAAGGGGGAAGGAAGCTTTTTATATGATGATAAGGGCAATGAATATTTAGACTTAATTGCAGCCTACGGAGCATTACCCTTTGGATATAATCCTAAGGAAATATGGGATGTAGTTTTTGAAGTACATAATAAAATGGAACCTAGCTTTGTTCAGCCTTCAAATTTAAATTTTGCAGGTGAGTTAGCCAAGAAGCTAATAGAAGTGACTCCAAAAGAGCTTAAATATGTGACATTTACTAATAGTGGTGCTGAGACTGTAGAAGCAGCCATTAAGTTATGTCGTTCGGCTACTAACAGGTTAGGGATTCTTTCTACTAAAAATAGCTTTCATGGAAAAACCTTAGCAGCTCTTTCTGCAACAGGTAATAAAAAATATCACAGCTCCTTTGGAGCACCAACTCATGGCTTTAATCATATATCATATGGTAATTTAGAAGAGTTAACTCATGAGCTTCAGAATAAACCCAACTACTATGCAGCTTTTATTGTGGAGCCTATACAAGGAGAAGGTGGAATAATAGAGGCAAAAAAGGGATATTTGAAGGCTGTAAAAGAAATATGTGAAAAATATGGTGTTAAACTTATAGTTGATGAAATTCAAACAGGATTAGGACGTACTGGTAAGCTGTTTGCCATAGAGGATGAGGAGGTGGTACCTGATGTACTACTTTTATCAAAGGCTTTGGGAGGAGGAATTTTTCCTATAGGAGCCTGTATATCAACTGATGAAGTATATAATGAAAAGTTTGCATTAAATCATTCATCTACCTTTGCCAATAATACTCTAGGATGTAGAATAGGCTTGAAGGTATTAGAATTATTGACTGATAGCCCTAGTATTTTAAATAATGTAAACGAAAAAGGAAACTTATTAAAATCAGGACTTATACAATTAAAAGATAAGTATCCAAATATAATAAAATCAATTAGAGGAAGGGGGTTAATGCTAGGAATAGAGTTTGATATCCAAAGACAAGCATTCCCGAATAGTCTGTTAGGAATAATGGCAGAGCAGGATTTAATAACACCAGTTATATCTAGTTATTTGTTAAATGTAGAAAAAATAAGAGTAGCTCCTACTCTGAATGGTAACAAGGTAATACGAATAGAGCCAAGTCTAAATATTAGGGAAGAAGACATAAGGAGAGCATTAAAATCCATTGAAAATATGCTTGCTATATTAGATAAGGGGAATACAGCTAAGCTTTTATCTTTTTTGATTGATAAAACTATAGATGGAGAGTACCAAGCTAACTACAATACTATATCCTATAAAGTAGATCCTCCAATGGAAGAGGAGGGAAGGTTTGGATTTTTAATTCATCCACTGGAATTAAAAAACTATGTTGATTTTGATAACTCGCTTTCACAATTAAATGAAGATGAACTAAAGCGACTTTCTGAAATTTGGGGAAATTTGATAGAGCCTTTTGTAATATCAGAAACTAGAATAACATCTAAAAATGGAGAGAAGGCATATGGAGAATTCATTGTAGTACCTAGAACAGCTGAGGAAATGTCTATCCTTCCAAAAGGACAAATTTTAGATGAGGTTAGAAGGGCAATAAGACTAGCCAAGGACAGAGGAGCAAAAATTGTAGGCTTAGGCGCGTATACATCTGTAGTCTCGGGTGGAGGGCTATATGTTAAGGATGAAGGTGTTCCCATAACTACAGGCAATAGCTACACAATAGTTTCAGCTATAGATACGGTAATGAAGGCTCTAGAAGATTTAGATAAAGAAGCAAAGGATTCAGTTGGTGCAATAGTAGGTGCTACAGGCTCTATTGGTTATGGGGCATCCTTACTTATATCTGAAAAAGTGTCTAAATTGATATTAGTAGGTAATCCGGCTAATGGAGAATCAAGTATAAAAAGAATGTACAGGATAGCAGGAAAGATATATAAGCACTTATCTACTATGGAGTACTTTCAAAAACTAGAAAAAGAGAATAGCATAATGGAGAAAATTAAAAAGCATAATCCTCCTAAATGGAGTGAGCCAGTAGAAGTATTTGTAGAATTTGCTAAAAAATTAGATAAGAGTGAGTCTCCTATAATTGTTACCCTAGATATTGATAGAGACCTATTATTGGCAGATATTATTATAAGTGCTACAAGCTCATTGGCAA
The Proteiniborus sp. DW1 DNA segment above includes these coding regions:
- a CDS encoding rod shape-determining protein codes for the protein MGFSLRSDMGIDLGTASILVYIKGRGIVLQEPSVVAIDKNTNKLLAVGEEARRMLGRTPGNIVAIRPLRDGVISDYEVTERMLKYFIDKAAGRMLFKPRIIVCVPSGVTEVEKRAVLEASNQAGARKTYLIEEPIAAAIGAGLDITEPTGHMVVDIGGGTTDVAVISLGGIVVSKSIKIAGDKFDEAIVRYIRKKHNVMIGERSAEELKINVGTAYPRDKEVSMEIRGRNLVTGLPKNILVTSDEMLEALQEPVTAIADIVHSVLEKTPPELAADIGNNGLVMTGGGSLLWGMDKLINRRTGIPVHIAEDPISCVAVGTGKSLEWVDVLENTVLSDEQRRRNYE
- a CDS encoding flagellar hook-basal body protein; translation: MNNSMYIAASALKLNQKTIDVISNNLANTNTTGFKKDIVISESFPEVLLSKINDRIDLDNHRVFRGVNVERNGDVFSLTINSGYFRVNTPAGIGHSRSLRFIVDDNGYLKTFYKNTNDELKSDGENYVLGNNGPIRVEDRNIEIDNRGNVISGGQIIDNLITFPPFNVIGTTSTGVRFDKIAVDYTSGIIIETGNKLDFALEGDGFFKVQTPSGTAYTRDGSFTLDANGQLVTKEGYAVLGQNGPIVLGQRTFEVNDNGDIIVGGQVVNSLDIADIDNKEYLRKQGNNLYTILENIEPEETPFTGVLLSGYLETSNVNTIKEMVNMITAQRSYESNQKVIQAQDQLLDKVVNELGRV
- the flgG gene encoding flagellar basal-body rod protein FlgG; the protein is MIRSLWTAATGMKSQQLNIDTISNNLANVNTNGYKTQRAEFKDLLYATIKRTNLQDDMGAPVNLEVGHGVMPTATTRDFRNGSLIETQNTFDFAIDGRGFFSVVLPNDQVRYTRDGSFKLSVDGDEATLVTSEGYIVLSEEDDAIVMENGMKDITVDNMGYITATDEDGEIVEIGRLKLVDFMNPAGLLSEGQNLYSATVASGEEIPLEADEMESKIVQHYLEASNVQVVEEMVKMITAQRAYEVSSKTIQVSDEMLQMANNIRR
- a CDS encoding rod-binding protein; protein product: MSIIDTSTNMLINTDQYKDTKIKQIAENANNKKDDKELLKACQEFEAIFTHMLLKAMRSTVPESELIEKTTATEIFEDMYDQELATTLSKGQNGLGIAQMLYNQMKRYI
- a CDS encoding glutamate-cysteine ligase family protein, whose protein sequence is MDYKRKVQEVTKYFKNNEKKEEDFSIGVEFEHFIIDKETLKTISYYGIDGVEDTLMKLQAMGWKGKYEKDHILGLEKEAMTITLEPGSQIELSIKPYKNIEDIEKVYKNFLDEIVPILDAKGQTLITTGYQPESKITDIKMIPKQRYDYMFEYFKSRGKYAHNMMKGTASVQVSVDYGSEEDYIKKFKVANALSPVIYTMFDNSPFFEGRVTDKYCLRKTIWENCDDDRCGIVAGTFDESFGYEKYSDYILNFPPIFIDDSKSIRFTGSILYKDLFNPDEYSLQELEHVMTMVFPDVRTKKFMEIRMMDAVPYPLNFAAVALLKGLLYNESNLNAVYDYVNSLSKYDIDKARVDIIDEGLSARLKDREIHEVGKWLIGLSKKALNQSERDYLTPLEIMIDNKMTPSQITKEKLSLGKKEALEWCFVDNKLFEVMSCGCRKTY
- a CDS encoding glutathionylspermidine synthase family protein, with product MDVEKLTSKYIEIVKSDENRFYKDYLRAVEAVANSSAIYKGKPVPFLYQLMFFTKEDLEIFKNIGKTMISITNKVVNKYKESPDFRKKFGYSKLLEDLILTDHGYDVNVPIGRFDIFYGGSDNFKFCELNTDGSSAMNEDNTIGRILLETESMKIMKEEYSISYFELIYKWVDESIKIFNKFNPNIEKPNVAIVDFDESGTPYEFEEFKKAYINRGYNAVIADPRELKYIKGSLYYKDIKIDLVYRRIVTRELIDRSEEIQDFINAYRDKAVCVIGPIKSQIMHNKIIFKILHEEDVQKMFTEEEKEYINKHIPYTDVFSGHRSVYDEVLNNKDSYILKPMDLYASKGVYAGRDFTFDEWKKRLDECWGKDYLYQEFCVPFTRDFVEFEDGKVKVSKFGHIIGLFMYNEELAGMYTRIGKNNIISGVTDYYAVPNVLVE